The Streptomyces collinus DNA segment CGGGCGAGCAGTTCGGCCCGCAGCGTCCGCGCCTCGTCCGCACCGAGGAAGGCCAGTTCGTCCTTCTTGTCTGTGCCTATGACGTCGAGTTTCAGCTTGGCGACGCCCGCGACCCGGGCCAGCAGCGGCTGGGTGACGTCGACGGCCTGGATCCGCTCCAGCCGGATGTGCGCGGTGCGCCGGAAGACCAGCCCGGTACGGATGCGCAGTTCGGTCTCGGTCACCGCGAAGTGCGTGAACCACCAGGAGCAGAAGCCGTAGAGGGCGGCGGCCGGAACGAGCACGGCGAGCCCGATCAGCAGGGTGGTCGTCGTCAGCCGGGTCAGATGGCGCTGCGTCCCGTCGGGGTCGTGCACGGCCCAGCCGATCAGCACGGCGACCGGTGCCCAGGCGCGGCGCAGCGGGGTGACGGGGTGCAGCCGCCGCTCGGTCACCTCGGCGGCGACCTCGGAGGCCTCGGCGGCCCCGGGCGCCGTCACAGTCCCGCCGACCGGGCTTCGCCCAGCTCGGTGAGCCGGTCGCGCAGCCGCTCCGCCTCGGCCGGGTCCAGGCCGGGGATGGTCGCGTCGGTGGCCGCGGCGGCCGTGTGCAGCTGCACGCTGGCCAGCCCGAAGTGCCGCTCGACGGGCCCGGAGGTGACCTCGACCAGCTGCATCCGCCCGTACGGCACGACCGTCTCCTCGCGCCACAGCACGCCCCGGCTGATCAGCAGGTCGTCGGCCCGCTCGGCGTACCGCCAGGAACGCCAGTTGCGCTCGGTCATCACCCAGCCCCAGACCAGCAGCGCCAGCGGCGGCAGCGCGAAGGCGGCCCAGGCGGGCCCGGCCAGCAGCCCCGGCACCAGCCCGGCGGCCAGGGTGATCAGCCCGAGCCACACCACCAGCAGCAGCCGGCGCATCTTCAGCAGGCCGGGCGGCAGCGCGATCCACACCGGCTCGCCCCCGGCCGCCTCGACCGTGCCCTGCGCCACGTCCGGTCCCGTGTCCTGCGGACTCCCCGTATCCATGGGGCCAGCGTACGTAGGGGAGACTGTGTCCATGACTCCTACGACGGAGACCATGGTCGGAATCGGCGGCGCCGCGGAGAGCACCGACATGGTGCTCAACATCGGGCCGCAACACCCGTCCACCCATGGCGTGCTGCGGCTGAAGCTCGTCCTGGACGGCGAGCGCATCAGGCACGCGGAGCCGGTGATCGGCTACATGCACCGCGGCGCGGAGAAGCTGTTCGAGGCGCGCGACTACCGCCAGATCATCATGCTCGCCAACCGCCACGACTGGCTGTCGGCGTTCTCCAACGAGCTGGGCGTGGTCCTCGCCGTGGAGCGGATGCTCGGCATGGAGGTCCCCGAGCGGGCGGTGTGGCTGCGCACGCTGCTCGCCGAGCTGAACCGGGTGCTCAACCACCTGATGTTCCTCGGCTCGTACCCGCTGGAACTCGGCGGGATCACCCCGATCTTCTACGCCTTCCGGGAGCGCGAGGAGCTCCAGCACGTCATGGAGGAGATCTCCGGCGGGCGGATGCACTACATGTTCAACCGGGTGGGCGGCCTCAAGGAGGACCTGCCGGCCGGGTGGACCACCCGCGCGCGCACTGCCGTCGCCGACGTGCGCTCCCGCATGGACCGCTTCGACGACCTGGTGCTCGGCAACGAGATCTTCCGCGGCCGCACGAGGAACGTCGGTGTCCTCACCCCGGAGGCCGTGCACGCCTACGGGGTCAGCGGGCCGATCGGCCGCGCCTCGGGCGTCGACTTCGACCTGCGCCGCGACGAGCCGTACCTCGCCTACGGCGACCTCCAGGACACGCTGAAGGTGGTCACCCGGCGGGAGGGCGACTGCCTCGCCCGCTTCGAGTGCCTCCTGGAGCAGACGCACAACGCGCTGGACCTGGCCGACGCCTGCCTCGACCGGCTTGCCGAGCTGCCGCCCGGGCCGGTCAACCAGCGGCTCCCGAAGGTCCTCAAGGCACCCGAGGGCCACACGTACGCGTGGACCGAGAACCCCCTCGGCATCAACGGCTACTACCTCGTCAGCAAGGGCGAGAAGACCCCGTACCGGCTGAAGCTGCGCTCGGCGTCGTACAACAACATCCAGGCGCTGACGGAGCTGCTGCCGGGGACGCTGGTCGCGGACATGGTGGCGATCCTGGGGTCGATGTTCTTCGTGGTCGGGGACATCGACAAGTAGCGCCTGGAACAAGTGGCGCCTGGAAGGTGCCTAGAAGGGGTCCTCGACGCCGACGGGCTGCACCAGCCAGCCGAAATCGCCCAGCCCGCCCGCCGCGGTGAGCTCGGCGGCCTCACCGGCGCCCGCGAGGGCGCGTACATAGGCGGCGGGGTCGGTGGAGGCCAGCGTGAGCGGGGGGCGCGCGCCGGTCACGCCCAGGGTGCGCAGCGCCTCGCGCTGGGGGAGCACGCGCCCGCCGGGCAGCGCGCAGGCGTCCAGGGCGACGTGTGCGGTGATGTCGCAGGAGCCGTCCGGTACCGGTGTCGTCTCGCGGCCCCCGCGGAAGCCGGTCAGCGTCCCGAACGGCGGCCGGGTGTCCACCGTGTGCGCGTAGTCCACGGCGACGGCGAGCCCCCGCCCGAGCGTCGCGACCGCCGCGGCCCACGCCTCGTCCCGGGACAGGCCGATCTCGGCCCGCAGCCCCTCCTCGCCCGGCAGCGGCCACCACCGCTCCAGCCACCGCGCCGGGTCCCCGTCCACCGGCTCGCCGAGCCGCTCGGTCCCGTCCTCCCGGACCAGCACCAGCCGCGCGACCCCCGCGGCGTCCACCTCCGCGACCTCCACGGTCACGTTGTCCAGCCACTCGTTGGCGAACAGCAGCCCCGTCGTCCCCCGCGGGGGCTCGGCCAGCCACTCGATCCGGTGATCGAGCCCCGTCGGCCGCTCGGCGATGTCGACGGCGTACGCGCGCGTGCGGGCCGCGACGCCCGCGGGCAGCGCGGCCAGCACCCCGCCCGTCAGCTCGCCCCGTCCGGCCCCCATGTCGACGAAGTCCAGCGCCGCGGGCCGCCCCAGCGCCTCGTCGACCCGGCACAGCAGCCGTGCCACGGCCCCGGCGAACAGCGGCGACGCGTGCACGGACGTCCGGAAATGCCCGGCCGGTCCCTCCGCGCGCCGGTAGAAGCCCCCCGGCGCGTACAGGGCGTCCTGCGCCGCCGCACGCCACCCGCGCCACTCACGCCACTCTTGCCTCGTCCTTGCCGTCACCGGGCCAGGCTATGCGGACACAACGAACGCAACTCCACCTTGCGGAGTACGTGCGCCCGGTGCGGATCGGTCCTCCGGTTGACCCCTGCACCTATCGCGCTTCCCTACGCTGGGTTACGTGCAGCGCCTCTATGACTTCCTCCGCAGGCACCCGATGTGGGTCGACGGCTTCTGGGCCGTGGTCCTCCTCGGGATTTCGGTGCTGGGCGGGGCGGCGGGCGAGCGGATCGGCCCGTGGGCCGCCGTCCTTCCGATCACGCTGCTGCTGAGCCTCGTGGTCGCGCTGCGCCGCCGGATGCCGGAGAAGATGCTGCTGCTGGCGGCCGCGGTGGGCGTGGCGCAGCTGGTCACCGACGTCGCGATCCTGCCCGCCGACTTCGCCATGCTGGTGATCGTCTACACGGTCGCGGTGGAAGGCTCCCGCTGGGCCTCCCGCTTCGCGCTGGTCGCCGGCCTGTGCGCGGCCCCCCTGGCGCAGCTGCGCTGGTCGAACGAGCAGACGGGGGTCGCGGGCGACATCGCCCTGGCGGTCCTCCAGACCGTTCCCTTCGCCCTCGCCTGGGTGCTCGGCGACTCCATCCGCACCCGGCGCGCCTACTTCGCGCAGCTGGAGGAGCGGGCCGCCCGCCTGGAGAAGGAGCGCGAGGCGCAGTCCAAGGTCGCCGTCGCCGCCGAACGGGCCCGGATCGCCCGCGAATTGCACGACGTCGTCGCGCACAACGTCTCGGTCATGGTGGTCCAGGCGGACGGCGCCGCCTACGTCCTCGACGCCGCGCCCGACCAGGCCAAGAAGGCCCTGGAGACGATCTCCTCCACCGGCCGCCAGGCCCTCGCCGAGATGCGCCGCCTGCTCGGCGTGCTGCGCACCGGCGAGCACCAGGAGGCCGGCGAGTACGTGCCGCAGCCCGACGTGGAGCAGATCGAGGACCTCGTCGAGCAGTGCCGCACCTCCGGACTGCCCGTCGACTTCAAGGTCGAGGGCACGGCCCGCCCGCTGCCCAGCGGCGTGGAGCTCACCGCCTACCGCATCGTGCAGGAGGCGCTGACCAACACCCGCAAGCACGGCGGACCGAACGCGGGCGCGAGCGTCCGCCTGGTCTACTTCGACGACGGCCTCGGCCTGCTCGTCGAGGACGACGGCAAGGGCGCCCCGCACGAGCTGTACGAGGAGGGCGGGTTCGACGGCCAGGGCCACGGTCTGATCGGCATGCGCGAGCGGGTCGGTATGGTCGGCGGCACCCTGGACGCGGGCCCGCGCCCGGGCGGAGGATTCCGCATCAGTGCCCTGCTGCCGCTCAAACCCGCGCACTGACGCCGACGCACGCCCCTCACTGACACCTGTAACGACCCCGATAGGGAAGAGGCCCGATGACGATCCGCGTGATGCTCGTCGACGACCAGGTGCTGCTGCGCACCGGGTTCCGGATGGTGCTCGCCGCCCAGCCGGACATGGAGGTCGTGGCGGAGGCGGGCGACGGCGTCGAGGCCCTCCAGGAACTGCGGACGACCGAGGTCGACGTGGTGCTGATGGACGTCCGGATGCCGAAGCTCGACGGGGTGGAGACGACCCGCCGGATCTGCGCCGACACCGACCCGCCGAAGGTGCTCATCCTGACCACCTTCGACCTCGACGAGTACGCCTTCTCCGGGCTGAAGGCGGGGGCCTCCGGCTTCATGCTCAAGGACGTGCCCCCGGCGGAGCTCCTGGCCGCGATCAGGGCCGTGCACAGCGGTGACGCGGTCGTGGCGCCCTCCACCACCCGGCGCCTGCTGGACCGCTTCGCACCGATGCTGCCCGGCACCGAGCAGCCCCAGCACAAGGAACTGGAGCGGCTCACCGGGCGGGAGCGCGAGGTCATGGTGCTGGTCGCGCAGGGCCTGTCCAACGGCGAGATCGCGGCGCGGCTGGTGCTGTCGGAGGCGACGGTGAAGACGCACGTGGGCCGCATCCTCACCAAGCTCGGGCTCCGGGACCGGGTGCAGGTCGTGGTGCTGGCCTACGAGACGGGGCTGGTGCGCGCCGGCGGACACGGCTGACCCGCGGGCCGGCCACCCGCCGGCTACCTGAGGATCCCCTCCAGGAACTCGCTGCCGAGCCGGGCCACCACCGTCACGTCCAGCTGGTGCAGGACGTAGCGGCCGCGGCGGCGGGTGGTGATCAGGCCCGCCTTCTTCAGCACGGCCAGGTGCCGGGATATCTCCGGGGCCGTCATGCCGTGCACCTGCGCCAGCTCGCTGGTGGTGTGCGCGCTGCGGGCCAGATGGCGGCACATGCGCATCCGGACCGGGTGGGACAGCGCGGCCATCCGCATGGCCAGCTGCTCCAGTGTCTGCGGTGCGGCGAGCTCCGGGGAGCCGACCGGGTAGTGCAGCACCGGCTGCCAGCCGTACCGGTGCAGGACCATCAGATGGGGCCAGCCGAGGCTGGTCGGGACGAGCAGCAGGCCGCCGTCGCCCGTGGCCGTACGGCCGTCGCCCAGCTTGTCGACCGTGATGTGGGCGGCCTCCTCGTCGAGCGTGATCGCCGGGGACACCGCGGCCAGCGCCTCGGCCAGGCCCTTGCGCCGTAGCAGGTCCGTCTTGTGCCGGGCGTCCGCCGCGAGCTGGTGGCGCAGCCGGGACCAGGCCTCCGCGAAGAACGCCTCGTCGCAGTCCCGGAGAAACTGCCGCAGCCAGGCCCGGATCCGGGGCGGGTCGGCCAGCAGCCGTTCCCCGAAGCGCAGTTGCCGCGGTCCGCGAGCGGCGGCCAGGTCCAGCGCCCTGCGGCGCGTCTCCGGGTCGGACAGCGTCGTCGGTTCGCTCTCGCCGTAGCAGGTGCCACAGGTGAACTCCAGCGCCGCGTCCACGAACTGCTCGTCGGACAGCTTGTCGAGCTGGTCCAGCTCCTCGGCGAGGCCGGCGCCCGGCAGCGCGTGCCGGTCCGGCAGGCCCGCCCAGGGCAGGAACAGGTCCGAGAACGTCGTCCGCCACAGGAAGTCCGCCTCGCACATGCGGTCGGCCAGATGCGGGTCGAGCCGGGCCGTCACGGCCGTCACCCAGCCCTGCAGGCCCGGGTGGTGAGCCGGTTCGGACAGCGCGTGCAGCGCCATGCCGAGCTCGGCCAGGGGCGAGGGCACGACGGCGACCTCCTCCGGCCGCAGCCCCGCGATGTCGATGTGCACGCTCATGCCCTCATGGTGCACCCGGCCACTGACAACGCCCCCGCCGATTGACGGGCCTCGTCAATCGACGCGACGCCACGCGCGGCGCGGGCGCACGGTGGGACCACCGGGGCAGCCGCGGAGCCTTCGGACCTCCATCACCCCGTCCCGCAGAGGCGATTCACCATGAGCATCACGCAGCAGCACCTCCTCGACGCCTACCGCGCCCGCTCCCTGGGCGAGCCCGTCCCGCCCGCCCCGGGCACGCACGACCGGCGGGTCGTACGGGAGCGGTGCGACGAACGGCGGTTCCGTGCGGTCCTCTCAGGCCGCCCGGCCCGCCACGGGCTCCGGGACGTCCTGGGCCGGTGGCGGCGGCGCCCTAGCTGACCTGCTCCGGCAGCCGGGCCACGAACTCCGCCACCGCCGCCTTCACTTCCTCGGCGGTCCACTCCATCCCGGCGGCCCGCAGGTGCACCTCCGTCAGCGCCAGCCCGGGCCCGCCCCGGTCCCAGGCGCTGCCGAAGAGCATGACCCCCGTCTCCTCGGCCGTCCGCACCGCCACCTCCCCGAGGACGTCCGGCTCGTACGGCAGCCACACCTGGAAGTCGTGGGTGTGCGGCACCTCCGGGTGCACGCGCGCCCACGGCACCCCGGCCGCCGCGAACCCCTCGCGCAGGGCGGCTGCCACCACGCGCGCGTGGAGCACGTACTCCGGCAGCCGGGGCAGCTCCCGGTCCAGCCCGACCAGCGCCGACAGCACCGTCGGGAACTGCTGGAAGACCATCCCGCCGTACCGGTGCCGCCAGGCCTTCGCCTCCTCGACGAGCTCCCCGGGGCCCGCGAGCGCCGCGCCGCCGAACGCTTCGAGGGACTTGTAGAACGACACGTAGACGCTGTCGGCCAGGCCCGCGATCTCCTCCAGGGGCCGGCCGAAGTGGACGGTGGACTCCCAGAGGCGGGCCCCGTCGAAGTGCACCACCGCGTCCCGGTCCCGCGCGGCCTGCACGACCTCGGTGAGCTCCTCCCAGGCGGGCAGCACGAAACCGGCGTCCCTGAGGGGCAGTTCCAGCATCAGCGCCCCGAAGGGCTCCTCGAAGTCGCGTACCTCGGCCGCTGTCGGAAGCCGCGGCTCGCTCGTCAGCCGCAGCGTGCGCAGGCCCCCGACCTCGCTGAACGCGTTCCGCTCGTGCACCTCGGGATGGCTGAGCGCGTGCAGGGCGACGGCCGGGTTCCCGGTGCGGCCCGCCCAGCAGCGCAGGGCCACCTGCTGGGCCATCGTGCCCGTCGGGAAGAACGCGGCGGCCTCGGTGCCGAGCAGCCCCGCGACCTTCGTCTCCAGCGCCTCGACGACGCCGTCGCCGTACACGTCGGACAGCTGGTCCAGGTCGTGGACGCCGTCCGCCTCCGCCAGCACCGCCAGACGCTCCCGGAGGGTCCGGTGGAAGCCGAAGCGCGCGAACACGCGCCGGGCCGAGCGATGGGCGGCCAGCCGCCGTTCCCGCAGCCCCGCGCCCCGGTCCTCTTCCGCCGCCTGTTCGTCTCGCTGCGCTGTCTCCGTCATGCCCCGGATCCTCCCTCGCGCGCGTGCGGCACGGCATCCGCATTTCCGAACGCCCTTCCGGGGACGCCGCACCGGCATGCACAGCCTGTGGACGGCCGAACGCCCCCCGAACCGATCGCGTTAACATGACGAGAAATCGTCCGGTACCCGGAGCGGACTGGAACGGGAAGGCCGCCGTCGAGTGAACACAACCCCACAGCCAGACCCCAAGGACCGCCCCGCGCGGCTCACCGTCGGCGTCGTCG contains these protein-coding regions:
- a CDS encoding DUF5937 family protein → MSVHIDIAGLRPEEVAVVPSPLAELGMALHALSEPAHHPGLQGWVTAVTARLDPHLADRMCEADFLWRTTFSDLFLPWAGLPDRHALPGAGLAEELDQLDKLSDEQFVDAALEFTCGTCYGESEPTTLSDPETRRRALDLAAARGPRQLRFGERLLADPPRIRAWLRQFLRDCDEAFFAEAWSRLRHQLAADARHKTDLLRRKGLAEALAAVSPAITLDEEAAHITVDKLGDGRTATGDGGLLLVPTSLGWPHLMVLHRYGWQPVLHYPVGSPELAAPQTLEQLAMRMAALSHPVRMRMCRHLARSAHTTSELAQVHGMTAPEISRHLAVLKKAGLITTRRRGRYVLHQLDVTVVARLGSEFLEGILR
- a CDS encoding SAM-dependent methyltransferase codes for the protein MTARTRQEWREWRGWRAAAQDALYAPGGFYRRAEGPAGHFRTSVHASPLFAGAVARLLCRVDEALGRPAALDFVDMGAGRGELTGGVLAALPAGVAARTRAYAVDIAERPTGLDHRIEWLAEPPRGTTGLLFANEWLDNVTVEVAEVDAAGVARLVLVREDGTERLGEPVDGDPARWLERWWPLPGEEGLRAEIGLSRDEAWAAAVATLGRGLAVAVDYAHTVDTRPPFGTLTGFRGGRETTPVPDGSCDITAHVALDACALPGGRVLPQREALRTLGVTGARPPLTLASTDPAAYVRALAGAGEAAELTAAGGLGDFGWLVQPVGVEDPF
- a CDS encoding response regulator; protein product: MTIRVMLVDDQVLLRTGFRMVLAAQPDMEVVAEAGDGVEALQELRTTEVDVVLMDVRMPKLDGVETTRRICADTDPPKVLILTTFDLDEYAFSGLKAGASGFMLKDVPPAELLAAIRAVHSGDAVVAPSTTRRLLDRFAPMLPGTEQPQHKELERLTGREREVMVLVAQGLSNGEIAARLVLSEATVKTHVGRILTKLGLRDRVQVVVLAYETGLVRAGGHG
- a CDS encoding threonine aldolase family protein, which produces MTETAQRDEQAAEEDRGAGLRERRLAAHRSARRVFARFGFHRTLRERLAVLAEADGVHDLDQLSDVYGDGVVEALETKVAGLLGTEAAAFFPTGTMAQQVALRCWAGRTGNPAVALHALSHPEVHERNAFSEVGGLRTLRLTSEPRLPTAAEVRDFEEPFGALMLELPLRDAGFVLPAWEELTEVVQAARDRDAVVHFDGARLWESTVHFGRPLEEIAGLADSVYVSFYKSLEAFGGAALAGPGELVEEAKAWRHRYGGMVFQQFPTVLSALVGLDRELPRLPEYVLHARVVAAALREGFAAAGVPWARVHPEVPHTHDFQVWLPYEPDVLGEVAVRTAEETGVMLFGSAWDRGGPGLALTEVHLRAAGMEWTAEEVKAAVAEFVARLPEQVS
- a CDS encoding PH domain-containing protein — translated: MDTGSPQDTGPDVAQGTVEAAGGEPVWIALPPGLLKMRRLLLVVWLGLITLAAGLVPGLLAGPAWAAFALPPLALLVWGWVMTERNWRSWRYAERADDLLISRGVLWREETVVPYGRMQLVEVTSGPVERHFGLASVQLHTAAAATDATIPGLDPAEAERLRDRLTELGEARSAGL
- a CDS encoding sensor histidine kinase — protein: MQRLYDFLRRHPMWVDGFWAVVLLGISVLGGAAGERIGPWAAVLPITLLLSLVVALRRRMPEKMLLLAAAVGVAQLVTDVAILPADFAMLVIVYTVAVEGSRWASRFALVAGLCAAPLAQLRWSNEQTGVAGDIALAVLQTVPFALAWVLGDSIRTRRAYFAQLEERAARLEKEREAQSKVAVAAERARIARELHDVVAHNVSVMVVQADGAAYVLDAAPDQAKKALETISSTGRQALAEMRRLLGVLRTGEHQEAGEYVPQPDVEQIEDLVEQCRTSGLPVDFKVEGTARPLPSGVELTAYRIVQEALTNTRKHGGPNAGASVRLVYFDDGLGLLVEDDGKGAPHELYEEGGFDGQGHGLIGMRERVGMVGGTLDAGPRPGGGFRISALLPLKPAH
- a CDS encoding NADH-quinone oxidoreductase subunit D, yielding MTPTTETMVGIGGAAESTDMVLNIGPQHPSTHGVLRLKLVLDGERIRHAEPVIGYMHRGAEKLFEARDYRQIIMLANRHDWLSAFSNELGVVLAVERMLGMEVPERAVWLRTLLAELNRVLNHLMFLGSYPLELGGITPIFYAFREREELQHVMEEISGGRMHYMFNRVGGLKEDLPAGWTTRARTAVADVRSRMDRFDDLVLGNEIFRGRTRNVGVLTPEAVHAYGVSGPIGRASGVDFDLRRDEPYLAYGDLQDTLKVVTRREGDCLARFECLLEQTHNALDLADACLDRLAELPPGPVNQRLPKVLKAPEGHTYAWTENPLGINGYYLVSKGEKTPYRLKLRSASYNNIQALTELLPGTLVADMVAILGSMFFVVGDIDK